Proteins from one Oligoflexus sp. genomic window:
- a CDS encoding AgmX/PglI C-terminal domain-containing protein: protein MSFPWRHLFLALFLTSCTHVESGQPQVMPSQTGQAAPEADDVESLVRPKLSDFNACYKDEQQQNPKAFGKVLMSFTIQKDGRTSDVRLLASTLKSPNMEGCLVGRIEAWQFPPPRDGQEIKVRYPFSFQP from the coding sequence ATGTCGTTTCCCTGGCGCCATCTGTTTCTGGCTTTATTTTTGACCTCCTGTACGCACGTGGAAAGCGGACAGCCGCAGGTGATGCCGTCCCAGACGGGGCAGGCGGCGCCGGAAGCGGATGATGTGGAAAGCCTCGTGCGCCCCAAGCTGTCTGACTTCAATGCCTGCTACAAGGACGAGCAGCAGCAGAATCCCAAGGCCTTTGGCAAAGTGCTTATGTCCTTCACCATTCAAAAGGATGGTCGGACCAGCGATGTGCGTCTGCTCGCGAGCACGCTCAAAAGTCCGAATATGGAAGGCTGCCTTGTCGGCAGGATTGAAGCCTGGCAATTTCCTCCGCCGCGCGATGGTCAGGAGATCAAGGTTCGCTATCCTTTTTCATTCCAGCCCTAA
- a CDS encoding sterol desaturase family protein, protein MQLTQNILQIVAPATIGMIAFEAAYSYAKRDGVYEIKDTIASVITSLGYQWIRKILLGAVFVSGLVWAQSLSPFEWSMTSPWTWLMCFLLVDFFYYWDHRLGHELNILWAFHNIHHSSEKFNLAVASRLSWVEEAYRWIFLALLALLGIPVPMIVLMKLLHRVYQVPVHSMYIGKLGILEYVLATPSQHRVHHGRNEQYLDKNYGGALCIWDRLFGTFEPEVETVEFGLVKQINTTHIIKIQTIGPERLWAELQQPGTFMEKVLYLFKKPGSPMQSAKPDQAASVSVLMPLREVCEEPMPLNESA, encoded by the coding sequence ATGCAATTGACCCAAAACATTCTGCAGATCGTGGCCCCAGCAACCATAGGCATGATCGCTTTTGAGGCCGCCTATAGTTATGCGAAGCGCGATGGCGTTTATGAAATCAAAGACACGATCGCCAGCGTGATCACATCGCTTGGCTATCAGTGGATCCGAAAAATTTTGCTCGGTGCCGTGTTCGTCAGCGGTTTGGTGTGGGCGCAGAGCCTGAGTCCATTTGAATGGTCGATGACGAGTCCCTGGACCTGGCTTATGTGTTTCCTGCTCGTGGATTTCTTCTACTACTGGGATCATCGTCTGGGACATGAGCTGAATATTCTGTGGGCCTTTCACAATATTCATCATTCGTCCGAGAAATTCAATCTGGCCGTCGCCTCGCGCCTGTCGTGGGTCGAGGAAGCCTATCGCTGGATCTTCCTCGCGCTGCTGGCGCTGCTGGGTATTCCCGTGCCGATGATCGTTCTGATGAAGCTCTTGCACCGTGTTTATCAGGTGCCCGTGCATAGCATGTATATTGGGAAACTGGGCATACTGGAATATGTTCTGGCCACACCATCCCAGCATCGCGTGCATCATGGCCGCAACGAACAGTATCTGGATAAAAACTACGGCGGGGCGCTGTGCATCTGGGACCGTTTGTTTGGAACATTTGAACCGGAAGTTGAGACCGTGGAATTTGGCCTTGTGAAGCAGATCAATACGACCCATATCATCAAGATTCAAACGATTGGCCCCGAGCGTCTGTGGGCCGAGCTGCAGCAGCCTGGGACCTTCATGGAAAAAGTTTTGTATCTCTTTAAGAAACCGGGCTCGCCCATGCAGAGCGCGAAGCCCGATCAGGCCGCGAGCGTCAGTGTTCTGATGCCGCTGCGTGAAGTCTGCGAAGAACCCATGCCGCTGAATGAGTCAGCTTAA
- a CDS encoding fatty acid cis/trans isomerase — protein MKTLYRVLWFWLLLLIEPAAAQSQPYAEHLSLYRAGNRFLEAKDDYTDRIQPILARYCIGCHSCTNGPCQLNMTSYEGLARGMLNVDPYKSVTFGTPDTRLSHNWSVEQWRKLGFTSVLPDPENGEAAEDSLLFLALELGRERNTRLAFPEARTFASQHMQQKYECPTTAAAFRRLTSKHQLGGMPLGLAAIPDSELLTLMDWVKAGAQGPGAEAQKFLREPQRSAFSSTAMAPNAVVHKWEDFFNHDDLRYQLVARYIYEHTFLAHIELEENPGEFYQIVRSTTPAPNPISKITSELPMDHPGTEGRVYYRLEKIARVIEAKTHTVWHLNLNKLAYFERLFMLDQAWPQGPLTKLPGYTSINPFVYFEAIPVLARARFMIQESKIINQAIARGPICFDQAAANGVDEYFWKWFLKPEQDPSVLDPKLGLASYSDFYPAYKEKTAILDDLAEQRYRRAFERTLRRVKPEGITLDDIWLGDNWNPKGEAAEKNPNAWLAIYRHQFTAEVLTGTQKSLPGFPRSVQLISYAAHERIYYNEAARFRYWASSLHKLDTWNWVMYTRTESEDFFAALFSDEDYRQSLRNRMTEPAFRIFVGLQDYAKGRNTRDNRGESEYSLAQTMMQRMGPEVVGTKDELNNWPLTQLARGIPDDISNLEQWEQGLRTLTGENGLNSSRFARYLPNIIHVRLGQKHLYSLTVNRGYAYTKRSEPGLEKASRRPEKDRLHAVRGFMGVTPYLYVDLAFSDAAAFLREIAALDSEDDLLRFKSRPFVLRRHDPKVWSFTEWLERKAVEEDPSEAGLLDLRYYDAEDKPF, from the coding sequence ATGAAAACCCTTTATCGAGTTCTGTGGTTTTGGCTTTTGCTTCTGATCGAACCGGCCGCAGCCCAGTCTCAGCCTTATGCCGAGCACCTGTCCCTCTACCGGGCTGGCAATCGCTTTTTGGAAGCCAAGGATGATTACACCGATCGCATCCAGCCCATCCTCGCCCGATACTGCATCGGCTGTCACTCCTGTACGAATGGTCCCTGCCAACTGAATATGACCTCCTACGAAGGGCTGGCGCGCGGCATGCTGAATGTGGATCCCTATAAGTCGGTGACCTTTGGAACACCGGATACCCGGCTTTCCCACAACTGGTCCGTGGAACAGTGGCGAAAGCTCGGCTTCACATCCGTGCTTCCTGATCCTGAAAACGGCGAGGCCGCCGAGGACTCCCTGCTTTTCCTCGCGCTCGAACTGGGCCGCGAACGCAACACCAGGCTCGCCTTTCCCGAAGCACGAACCTTCGCCAGCCAGCACATGCAGCAGAAGTATGAGTGCCCCACCACGGCCGCTGCCTTTCGCCGCCTCACCAGCAAACATCAGCTGGGCGGTATGCCTCTTGGTCTTGCCGCTATCCCCGACAGTGAACTGCTGACCCTGATGGACTGGGTCAAAGCCGGTGCGCAGGGCCCGGGCGCAGAAGCTCAGAAATTCCTACGCGAGCCCCAGCGAAGCGCATTCAGCTCCACGGCCATGGCCCCGAATGCAGTGGTGCACAAGTGGGAGGATTTCTTCAATCATGATGATCTGCGCTATCAACTGGTCGCACGCTACATCTATGAACATACCTTCCTCGCGCATATTGAACTCGAAGAAAACCCGGGTGAATTCTATCAGATCGTGCGCTCCACGACACCGGCTCCGAACCCCATCAGCAAAATCACAAGCGAGCTGCCGATGGATCATCCCGGAACGGAAGGGAGGGTTTACTATCGCCTGGAAAAAATCGCCCGCGTGATCGAAGCCAAAACCCACACCGTCTGGCATCTGAATCTGAATAAGCTGGCCTACTTTGAACGGCTCTTCATGCTGGATCAGGCTTGGCCCCAGGGGCCTTTGACCAAACTTCCCGGCTACACCAGCATCAATCCCTTTGTTTATTTCGAAGCGATTCCTGTCCTCGCCCGCGCCCGCTTCATGATCCAGGAATCGAAAATCATCAACCAGGCCATTGCCCGCGGGCCCATCTGCTTTGACCAGGCAGCCGCCAACGGCGTGGATGAATATTTCTGGAAGTGGTTTTTGAAACCCGAGCAGGATCCGTCCGTACTCGATCCCAAGCTGGGTCTTGCGTCTTACAGTGACTTTTATCCAGCCTATAAGGAAAAAACCGCCATCCTCGATGATTTAGCCGAGCAGCGCTATCGCCGCGCCTTTGAAAGAACCCTGCGTCGCGTGAAACCCGAGGGCATCACGCTCGATGATATCTGGCTCGGCGACAACTGGAATCCGAAGGGAGAAGCCGCGGAAAAGAATCCCAACGCATGGCTCGCGATCTATCGCCATCAGTTCACAGCCGAGGTTCTGACCGGAACCCAGAAAAGCCTGCCCGGCTTTCCCCGCAGCGTTCAGCTGATCAGCTATGCGGCGCATGAAAGAATTTATTATAACGAGGCGGCACGCTTCCGCTACTGGGCGAGCAGCCTCCACAAACTGGATACCTGGAATTGGGTCATGTATACGCGCACCGAGTCCGAAGACTTCTTTGCGGCTCTTTTCTCGGATGAAGACTATCGCCAGTCCCTGCGCAATCGCATGACCGAACCGGCTTTCCGTATTTTCGTGGGGCTTCAGGATTACGCCAAAGGTCGCAACACGCGGGACAATCGTGGCGAATCCGAATACAGCCTCGCCCAGACGATGATGCAGCGCATGGGGCCCGAGGTCGTCGGGACCAAGGATGAACTGAACAACTGGCCGCTCACGCAGCTGGCTCGCGGTATCCCGGACGATATTTCCAATCTTGAGCAGTGGGAGCAAGGCCTGCGTACCCTCACCGGCGAGAACGGCCTCAACAGTTCGCGCTTTGCCCGTTACCTCCCCAATATCATTCACGTACGCCTGGGTCAGAAGCACCTTTACTCACTCACCGTCAACCGCGGTTATGCCTACACCAAACGCTCCGAGCCCGGTTTGGAAAAAGCCTCACGCCGCCCGGAAAAAGATCGTCTGCACGCAGTGCGCGGCTTCATGGGTGTGACGCCGTATCTTTATGTGGATCTGGCCTTTTCAGATGCCGCCGCATTCCTGCGCGAGATCGCTGCCCTGGATTCGGAAGATGATCTTCTGCGCTTCAAATCAAGGCCCTTTGTTCTGCGGCGTCATGATCCGAAGGTCTGGTCCTTCACAGAATGGCTGGAGCGAAAAGCTGTGGAAGAGGATCCGAGCGAAGCCGGGCTTTTGGATCTGCGGTACTATGATGCCGAAGACAAGCCTTTTTAA